The following coding sequences are from one Triticum aestivum cultivar Chinese Spring chromosome 5A, IWGSC CS RefSeq v2.1, whole genome shotgun sequence window:
- the LOC123105417 gene encoding protein SAAL1 has product MAAGDTGAAAGGAGKDDEPEPPRELDAAGERTTPDHHAPVSPGASEEKEGASGAAEAGQDDAPEPEEGGDTTEDDVDEEDEEAEGDGEEEEGDEDEDEDEEDAPMDLPFAPAEEESLEETTAVDPSYTISLIRQLIRKGSSLEKEFSDKQRVNSDDGDSMQPDNTDPSEKSDKQGLPEERSVSPKDQLVECGCILQDLAASTPQAELMINNLVIEVLLDNLHTAKSSRMKGICLGIMGNLVCHESLVAAISSKKGLIATVVEQLFLNDVKCLSEAFRLFAAILRSSASVSWAQALLPDEILSRILLIVGKTDNCTLLEKIIDFLSTVIDNRDVIAMLIQPLLKLGLVDRVIGLLTNEIERSPDEKLDRSGSLDLILHFMEELSAIHCVSKAMSSNDRLIKVLVNMIKWPDKVEVASYCASVVIVMSNILTDGKHLVPKISHDLPFLEGLLEVLPEVPDDDQARYALWSILSLILAQVQGTELNSSSLDQFASLFSGKFGLIKDDLESQVIDEEKLTPEDALLKEWTSRCLMAISFFMERWIKVKSSTGDSINNAQEVLSYCQKALH; this is encoded by the exons ATGGCGGCCGGCGACACAGGCGCCGCGGCGGGCGGAGCGGGCAAGGACGACGAGCCCGAGCCGCCGCGGGAGCTGGACGCGGCGGGCGAGCGAACCACCCCCGATCACCACGCTCCGGTGTCGCCGGGCGCTTCCGAAGAGAAAGAGGGCGCCAGCGGAGCAGCCGAGGCGGGGCAGGACGACGCGCCCGAGCCGGAGGAGGGCGGCGACACCACGGAGGACGATGtggatgaggaggatgaggaggcggaaggggacggggaggaggaggagggagacgaggacgaggacgaggacgaggaggacgcCCCGATGGACCTGCCGTTCGCGCCCGCGGAGGAAGAG TCACTTGAGGAGACAACTGCAGTTGATCCAAGCTATACTATCTCTCTTATAAGGCAACTAATACGTAAGGGATCCAGTTTGGAGAAAGAGTTCAG TGACAAGCAAAGGGTCAATTCTGATGACGGGGATTCAATGCAACCGGATAACACGGATCCTTCTGAGAAAAGTGACAAGCAGGGTCTTCCAGAAGAAAGGAGTGTCAGTCCTAAGGATCAGTTGGTAGAGTGTGGTTGTATTCTGCAGGATCTTGCGGCTAGTACACCTCAAGCAGAACTTATG ATTAATAACCTTGTGATTGAAGTGCTTTTGGACAACCTTCATACGGCAAAGTCGTCTAGGATGAAG GGAATTTGTCTTGGAATCATGGGAAACTTAGTCTGTCATGAATCTCTAGTTGCTGCAATCTCTTCGAAAAAAGGTTTAATTGCAACTGTCGTGGAGCAATTGTTTCTAAATGATGTCAAATGCCTTTCTGAAGCATTCAG GTTGTTCGCTGCCATTCTTCGGTCCAGTGCATCTGTTTCTTGGGCTCAAGCTCTTTTACCTGATGAGATTCTTTCACGTATTCTACTGATAGTTGGGAAGACAGATAATTGTACATTACTTGAAAAG ATCATTGACTTCCTATCAACTGTCATTGATAATCGAGATGTGATTGCTATGCTTATCCAGCCCTTGCTTAAACTGGGTTTAGTTGACCGTGTTATTGGGTTACTAACAAATGAGATTGAAAGATCACCGGATGAGAAGCTAGACAG ATCAGGTTCTCTTGATTTGATCCTTCACTTCATGGAAGAATTATCAGCCATACACTGTGTTTCAAAGGCAATGTCATCGAATGACCGGCTGATTAAAGTGTTAGTTAACATGATCAAGTGGCCTGATAAAGTTGAG GTTGCAAGCTATTGTGCTTCGGTGGTGATCGTAATGTCAAATATTTTGACAGATGGAAAGCATTTGGTGCCTAAGATATCCCATG ATTTACCGTTCCTGGAGGGCCTACTTGAAGTTCTTCCAGAGGTCCCTGATGATGACCAAGCTCGATATGCACTTTGGAGTATCTTATCGCTTATTCTGGCACAAGTGCAAGGAACTGAGTTGAACTCCTCGTCCCTCGACCAGTTTGCGTCTCTGTTCTCAGGCAAGTTCGGCCTCATCAAAGATGACCTCGAGAGTCAGGTGATTGATGAAGAGAAGTTAACACCTGAGGATGCTCTCCTGAAGGAATGGACATCGAGATGT CTCATGGCAATCTCCTTCTTCATGGAGAGATGGATCAAGGTGAAGTCCTCGACTGGAGACTCCATCAACAATGCTCAGGAGGTGCTGAGCTACTGCCAGAAGGCGCTCCACTAA